ATGGGtaaacatttgaatgttttaggGTGAGGATCTTCTAATACCCATGCTTTCAGCAATCCTTGAAGAACTCTTTCTTCCAAAAAGGGTTTTTCAAAAGCAAATGGTTCTGGGTAGAATCTCAGCCCTTCAAGAAGAACCCTTTTGGAACCCTTACTTGTAAGAGTGTGAGTATGGAGGAGGAAAGATCACAGCAAGcaaaaacagtttcaatgtaaatgaacacctgactattgttttaagacgggcttcaaaaattgtgaacctgtcgTTCACTACACTGAGAAACATTGATTGTTCTTACTGTTGCATGCTGGGAAATCTTGAGGAGAGGCATAAtgtcatttataaaaaataaccTGAGTTGATGTTTTTGACATTCAATCTTTTGTCAGAATGTGACTTTTTCCGACACCACATTGCTGAATATctcttatattttataatattttatatcaaaTGATCAGATACAGTAACCTTATCCTTTTTTTCATCTCCCAcacattttttgacaaaatgtGTTCCTCATTTGCATTCAGGTGTGGGAACACGCTTGTAGATATTACTTTAAAGTTTTGGTTTGCTGTATGCTGCCCTTGGTGATTACTAACTCCACCTGCAAACCAGATAATCCACATTCCCCAAGAGACACATGTGGACTCAGTTTTTGTGACTCATTAGTCACTAGTTGGCAGATAACAGCGTTTTCTACTGTGCCCAGTTAGTGTCCATCCACTGTCAGAGGTATAGCAAGTCTCAAGATGGAATAATGAGCACTGTCtgtcatttcatcatttaacaATTGAAATGTGATCCAAAGCATGATTAGAGCTGTGATAATAGTGTACATTTTTACAGAATCCAGGTTACTATGATATAGTAGCAGAAGACATGTCTGTGTGGCACGTTCCCAACAACTTCCCACTGGAGCACTGGAAGCTGGCAGCCATCCTCCGCTACCACACTGACAACCACTTCCTCCGTCTGTACGGGGGGAACCTCTTGCAGCTCTTCAAGGTGACTTAGTCAGTAAGGAAGTAATTGTAAAGTAGTTAGACTACAGGAACTTCTAGCTCTTTATAACATGCTTTTCCTTTAGCAATATCCAGTGAGATACAACGTTGGCTCGTGCAGCAACAGAGGACCAGCTGTTCCCATTGTGTATGACCATGGAGACACAGAGTCCACCAGAAACTTATATGGACCCAATCCAAGAAGTAAGaagcttgtttttaaagaagaagCTGTTTCACCATCATTATTGTGTATCAATCATTGTTACTTGTATTTATGgaagaaaacatctttttgaatgatataaaaaagtGATTAAGTAGAATTAGGGAACACAAATTGCATTTCAAATCATCTCTCTGCTGTCCACCAGCTGACATGTTTGTTAGATATCTTAGTGGATGGTTTTCAGAGGCAGCAGAAGTGAACTAAAATTGAAATTGGGGGGCCTAAAGAAAGACAACATTTGTAATACTTTGCAACCATTAATATGTAATTACATTTTCCAACAATTCATCACATTAATAGTATTTctcaaaggaatagttttggaaaacatgtttgctttcttgctgagagtgagatgagcaGGTTGATACCACCAGTATCAGAGTATGTGGCTGTAGACAGGAagcgattagcttagcttagcataaagacttgaaacagggggaaacagctagcctagctctcaCCAAAGTTAAAATATAATCTCCTTAATTAAAACTTTATCTATTTTGTTTAATTGGTacaaagagaaatgtaaaaacaacaatttgtggtttaaaGGGGAGTTATGTGCTCAGAGCAGTGAGCAGTAAATCtgttcctttttaaaataaatatatcttGGTTGACTGTGAACCTTGAATTATAAAATTGTTAAGCAGCTAAAACAAGTTAACAACTGCCAGTTgtcaaaatatcagaaatggaTTCTGTGTTTAGCAAAGTAGCCTATTAAATtgttccttttctgttttttatgaaaGGGGAGTTTGAAGCTGGTTTCATCACATTCAGAGCAATAAACAATGAACGTGCAGCCATGGCTATCTGCTCCGGAGTTAAGCCGACTGGATGCCACACTGAACATGTGGGTCTGAATCCATCATTGCTCTTCTgcattatataatatatgtgCAATGCTATACAGTGCATCCATACTCTGTGGTTCTTTCTCCAGTACTGTATAGGAGGAGGTGGATACTTTGCCCCTAATCAGTGTGGGGACTTTCCATCATTTGACTGGGACAGACTGGGACTGGAGCAAGGCTGGAGCGCTTCCAAAGAGATGACTGAGGCGGCTGTTTTACTGTTCTACCGCTGATGGCAAAACTGCATCATATTCATCtgacaattacatttttaacatggaTAGGAGAGTCTGTGTATGTTGtagcatatacatatatacatacatatatacatacatatgcatatacaaacaaaactgCTATTGCAGAGTGTACTTTGAAATGAAGCCACACACCAGCAAATGGCATTATTGaacttcatattaaaaaaataaataaaattttgctTGTTAGAAGATTTTGAGAGCCGATGGTTATGTTGGTCTGATGGTCCACCACTTCAACAAGTCGtccaaattaaacataaaatacatcattGTCATAACTGGACTGCAGAACATCACATACAAGCTTTTTCTGATCTGAAGACCctatgaagaagaaaaaataatttgtctGTCACTTTTGTTAAATACAATCAGATAAGGTTGGTTTGGTTTGGCCACAAACTTGTTTACGGTTAGGGAATTATCTTGGTCATGGTTTAAAAAATTAACCAATTCTGACTGTTGGtaagaaacaggaaatgagatCTCGTCATTTTGTTGACCCgtccatccaccctgaccttGTTCCTCTGCTGAGTTTGTGGCTCTGTAACAATGATTTTCCCCTGAGTGTATGTGGAGTCTGTCCTCTTTCCAGGTATCCATAATGATGGAGGTCATGTGGCTCAGGTCCTATCTGATTTTGGCAGTACCTGGAAGTTGCTTAGTGTCCTGCCAATCAGATTCTCCATATATCAATCTATCATTATTGAGCTATCTATAAATCCTGTTTCTCCATTCTGTATTTGTCTAATTTTGCTTTCTaggtctattctgtacacacagtatctattgcatgtctgtccatcctgtGAAAGAAatccctcctctgctgctcttcctgaGATTTCTTCCATTTCTCCCTTTTatatgttttcatcaaaaactgttatttctggGCATTTGCAGAAATGAGTGATGCTGTTTCTTTGGAGGGGACCATCTCAACacagtccagactgaaatataaagaatataattattggatggattactagcaagtatttacagcagcaggattctgtatgtgggattgactgaAAATTAACTACAATGCCCATGTTTACTGTAATGAAGAAACTTGTCAGCTAGTGCAACAATGGGCcttagtgatgtgtttttaatagttttggacaacaattGAGGTCTAATCCATTGTTGGttttcttttcatgggattcattgacaataagaaaattataGAATTTCACcaaacttatcctttaatataGCTTGACTGGACAAAAACTGGTCTTACACTTATGTGCATGCTCAAAAATTGAGAGGAGCATATGGGATCagcaataaaaatgtcagatacgaaagaaaatgttcaactagagagagagaaggtatGAAAACAGGTAAATGTGAGGATGAAGACAGATATTGAACAGTCCCTGCTGTATTCTTCATTTTATCCACAATATCTTTAAAGTCCCCCTGCACTCAGAAATGCGTTTTGCCGATTGTTACtccagttgaatgtttgagcttcacggtgcagaatgatgaatgtgcagacttaaaacatatctgaaaAGGGGGGGAATATAAAGCACAATGCACGTGTGTAGAGGTGGGGGACATATTTATCTGTTACACAAGGCGCCCCTGTACAGTAGGAGCAGGAAGTTCTATATAACATACAGATCAGGATCCAAGTCTACGGTACAAAAACTTAGCAGCAACATGTTAACATCGGAGACCAGGGGGCTAACAAAGTAGTTTCATTTAGAGAAAGTCACAGTACTCTTTAAGCATAAATTTGTTAAAAAGGTGAAAACAGTTCTAAGGATCCTCTAGAGTCAATGCTACTCACAAgatctgtgtgtgaaagacATATGTAGGGAAATTATCTATATATTTACACTTTATTATAAAGACCTTCTGGTAATGGCACAGTACAAACTCTCAGGAAAtgtaacaaaaatacacaatgtCTTCACGTCACATTTGCAGATTAAAATGTAACTAAGGTCTCCGGCAAGATCAATAgtttcaaaaaaacaacttctcttCAACCAAAATAAAGGACACCATTTTGTTAGTTCAGCTATCTTGACAGATTAtgtcaaaaatacatacatacaaacatacaacatacaaaaataaggacaaatataaattaatatatattaaaagaTTCAGATTGATACATGGGGGATCTACTGAATAAGTACAAGTATTTATGATACAAGGTTTCTCCTATAAATCACACGACtcacagacaggaagcaggaagtTTACAGGAAGAGGTCAGCCATCAGTGACCGGTTAGGCCTCCAGGGAAGAGACAGTGGCACACCATTGGAGTCATCATGACCAACAAAAAGAAGTAGAATACAatagtagatttttttttttttaattttcgtGTCTGGTCATTTTCATGATCCATCCCTCATGGGACTATTGAGACACATTAACCtgcaacaaaccaaacattctGGCATGTTATCTACCATCATCTAACAGCACAATACATACATATCAgccaaacataaacataaacataagcATCATCAAACTTACAATATAAACCTCCCACAAATAATGCTCCCGGATCCAGTACATAAACCATTTAAATCACTAATATAGATGTAAGGAAAAAGTCATcccttgtgtttgtttttttgtgtttttctccactTAAAAAATAAGTCTCTTTTCATACaacaatacaattcaacatcCCCACCAAGGAAGCATCAATCATCAGTTCAGCACTGACAAGGAAagaaactcttttttttgttagttgtttcagtgttttttaaaaaaacaaggttGGTGGGGGGAGGACCTGGAGGGTGGAGGGTTTTCTCAGGAGGACCTTGGACAAGGGGATACAGGGATCAAGTGAGACAGGCAGGAACACAAATTTATCTGGAGAGGAGAAAATCTGCTGAGGgtactgtttcttttttcttttttttaaatgaggaaCACTTTCTGCAAAGGAGGAGCCGTCAGTGCACTGGAAGATGTATTTCCAGCGTTTGCTGCTGTTATGCCAACAATGacggtaaagcacaccctcttGTGTAATACTGCATAATTACACTCTGCAATAGCAagtctgttttgtgtgtatatgcaaGGCTACAATAGACAAACACTTTCTTAtccatgttaaaaatgtaattgtcaGATGAATATGATGTAGTTTTGCCATCAGCGGTAGAACAGTAAAACAGCCGCCTCAGTCATCTCTTTGGAAGCGCTCCAGCCTTGCTCCATTCCCAGTCTGTCCCAGTCAAATGCTGGGAAGTTCCCACACTGATAAGGGGGGTGTTCAGCGAAGTATCCACCTCCTCCTATACAGTACTGGAGACAGAAAGAacatgaatgtactgtatagcATTGCATATACACTATTTAATGTAGAAGAGCAATGATGGATTCAGACCCACAGTTTCAGTGTTGCATCCAGTAGTTGGCTTAACTCCAGAGCAGATAGCCATGGCTGCACGTTCATAATTTATTGCTCTGAATGTGATGAAACCAGCTTCAAACTCCCCtttcataaaaaacagaaaagaagcaGTGAATTCAAAAAGCTACTTTCCTAAACACAGAAttcatttctgatatttcaaCAACTGTCAGTTAGGGGTGCAACAGATTGCAAAACTCACGGTTCAGATCGGATCATTTTTCAGATcagcaaagac
The DNA window shown above is from Thunnus maccoyii chromosome 2, fThuMac1.1, whole genome shotgun sequence and carries:
- the LOC121905154 gene encoding intelectin-like, producing the protein MLYRTLLLLVVLVSVEHASFAGPVNEELTHINVIRDVKTTQNLTRTNFEHLEKLRNRSSYVARSCKEMRDRYNEQEDGLYYLTTANGMVYQTFCDMTTAGGGWTLVASVHENSVYGKCTVGDRWSSQQGNNADVPDGDGNWSNRNTFGTAEGATSDDFKNPGYYDIVAEDMSVWHVPNNFPLEHWKLAAILRYHTDNHFLRLYGGNLLQLFKQYPVRYNVGSCSNRGPAVPIVYDHGDTESTRNLYGPNPRREFEAGFITFRAINNERAAMAICSGVKPTGCHTEHYCIGGGGYFAPNQCGDFPSFDWDRLGLEQGWSASKEMTEAAVLLFYR